In the Malania oleifera isolate guangnan ecotype guangnan chromosome 1, ASM2987363v1, whole genome shotgun sequence genome, one interval contains:
- the LOC131157424 gene encoding sugar transporter ERD6-like 6 isoform X2 yields the protein MSFREETEELRKPFLHTGSWYRMGSRQSSIMGSSQAIRDGSISVLFCVLIVALGPIQFGFTCGYSSPTQDQIISDLGLSLSESLMIASIPNIIGWLAISFAKDSSFLYMGRLLEGFGVGIISYTVPVYIAEISPQNRRGSLGSVNQLSVTIGIMLAYLLGMFANWRVLAVLGILPCTILIPGLFFIPESPRWLAKMGMMEEFEASLQVLRGFDSDISIEVNDIKRTVASTSKRSTIRFADLKRKRYWFPLMVGIGLLLLQQLSGINGVLFYATEIFESAGISSSNLATLGVGVIQVIATGVTTWLVDKAGRRLLLIVSSCGTTLSLLLVAVAFYLEGVTSEDSHLYKVLGILSVVGLVAMVITFSLGLGAIPWLMMSEIFPVNIKGLAGSLATLANWLSSWLVTMTANLLLSWSAGGTFTIYASITAFTIVFVTIWVPETKGRTLEEIQWSFR from the exons ATGAGTTTCAGGGAGGAAACAGAGGAACTTCGGAAGCCATTCCTGCACACCGGAAGCTGGTACCGCATGGGCTCCAGGCAGTCCAGCATCATGGGCTCCTCTCAGGCCATCCGCGACGGCTCCATCTCCGTCCTCTTTTGCGTCCTCATCGTTGCCTTGGGCCCTATCCAGTTCGGCTTCACG TGTGGTTACTCTTCTCCTACGCAAGACCAAATCATCAGCGATCTCGGGCTTTCCCTCTCGGAG TCGCTAATGATTGCCTCGATCCCTAATATAATAGGATGGCTCGCCATTTCATTTGCCAAG GATTCCTCATTTTTATACATGGGAAGGTTGCTAGAAGGATTTGGTGTTGGCATAATCTCTTACACG GTGCCAGTATACATAGCAGAGATATCACCTCAGAACAGGAGAGGGAGCCTTGGGTCTGTCAACCAG CTCTCAGTTACAATTGGGATAATGCTGGCATATCTGTTGGGAATGTTCGCTAATTGGAGGGTGCTTGCAGTTTTAG GGATTTTGCCATGCACAATATTGATACCTGGTTTATTTTTCATACCAGAATCTCCTCGGTGGCTG GCCAAAATGGGGATGATGGAAGAATTTGAAGCCTCCTTGCAAGTTCTAAGGGGATTTGATTCTGATATCTCCATTGAAGTGAATGACATTAAG AGAACTGTGGCATCAACAAGCAAAAGATCTACAATCCGGTTTGCTGACCTCAAGAGAAAAAGATACTGGTTTCCTTTGATG GTAGGCATTGGGTTACTCTTACTTCAGCAACTCAGTGGAATCAATGGTGTTTTATTCTATGCCACTGAAATATTTGAGAGTGCTG GGATTTCGTCAAGTAATCTTGCAACATTAGGAGTTGGGGTTATTCAG GTTATTGCTACTGGGGTCACTACTTGGTTGGTGGACAAGGCTGGCCGCAGGCTTCTTCTTATT GTATCCTCATGTGGAACGACTCTTAGCCTCCTCCTTGTTGCAGTTGCCTTTTATTTGGAG GGTGTAACTTCAGAAGATTCTCATCTTTATAAAGTATTGGGGATATTGTCAGTTGTAGGGCTCGTG GCTATGGTAATTACATTTTCTCTGGGACTTGGAGCGATTCCATGGCTTATGATGTCTGAG ATTTTTCCGGTGAATATTAAGGGCCTTGCTGGCAGCCTAGCAACATTGGCAAATTGGCTATCATCCTGGTTGGTTACCATGACTGCAAACCTACTTTTGAGTTGGAGCGCTGGAG GGACATTTACGATTTACGCGTCAATCACTGCTTTTACTATTGTCTTTGTGACGATTTGGGTACCTGAAACAAAGGGAAGAACTCTAGAAGAAATTCAGTGGTCGTTCAGATGA
- the LOC131157424 gene encoding sugar transporter ERD6-like 6 isoform X1: protein MSFREETEELRKPFLHTGSWYRMGSRQSSIMGSSQAIRDGSISVLFCVLIVALGPIQFGFTCGYSSPTQDQIISDLGLSLSEFSLFGSLSNVGAMVGAITSGQIAEYMGRKGSLMIASIPNIIGWLAISFAKDSSFLYMGRLLEGFGVGIISYTVPVYIAEISPQNRRGSLGSVNQLSVTIGIMLAYLLGMFANWRVLAVLGILPCTILIPGLFFIPESPRWLAKMGMMEEFEASLQVLRGFDSDISIEVNDIKRTVASTSKRSTIRFADLKRKRYWFPLMVGIGLLLLQQLSGINGVLFYATEIFESAGISSSNLATLGVGVIQVIATGVTTWLVDKAGRRLLLIVSSCGTTLSLLLVAVAFYLEGVTSEDSHLYKVLGILSVVGLVAMVITFSLGLGAIPWLMMSEIFPVNIKGLAGSLATLANWLSSWLVTMTANLLLSWSAGGTFTIYASITAFTIVFVTIWVPETKGRTLEEIQWSFR, encoded by the exons ATGAGTTTCAGGGAGGAAACAGAGGAACTTCGGAAGCCATTCCTGCACACCGGAAGCTGGTACCGCATGGGCTCCAGGCAGTCCAGCATCATGGGCTCCTCTCAGGCCATCCGCGACGGCTCCATCTCCGTCCTCTTTTGCGTCCTCATCGTTGCCTTGGGCCCTATCCAGTTCGGCTTCACG TGTGGTTACTCTTCTCCTACGCAAGACCAAATCATCAGCGATCTCGGGCTTTCCCTCTCGGAG TTCTCTCTTTTTGGTTCGTTGTCGAATGTGGGTGCCATGGTTGGGGCAATAACCAGTGGTCAGATCGCAGAATACATGGGGAGGAAAGGG TCGCTAATGATTGCCTCGATCCCTAATATAATAGGATGGCTCGCCATTTCATTTGCCAAG GATTCCTCATTTTTATACATGGGAAGGTTGCTAGAAGGATTTGGTGTTGGCATAATCTCTTACACG GTGCCAGTATACATAGCAGAGATATCACCTCAGAACAGGAGAGGGAGCCTTGGGTCTGTCAACCAG CTCTCAGTTACAATTGGGATAATGCTGGCATATCTGTTGGGAATGTTCGCTAATTGGAGGGTGCTTGCAGTTTTAG GGATTTTGCCATGCACAATATTGATACCTGGTTTATTTTTCATACCAGAATCTCCTCGGTGGCTG GCCAAAATGGGGATGATGGAAGAATTTGAAGCCTCCTTGCAAGTTCTAAGGGGATTTGATTCTGATATCTCCATTGAAGTGAATGACATTAAG AGAACTGTGGCATCAACAAGCAAAAGATCTACAATCCGGTTTGCTGACCTCAAGAGAAAAAGATACTGGTTTCCTTTGATG GTAGGCATTGGGTTACTCTTACTTCAGCAACTCAGTGGAATCAATGGTGTTTTATTCTATGCCACTGAAATATTTGAGAGTGCTG GGATTTCGTCAAGTAATCTTGCAACATTAGGAGTTGGGGTTATTCAG GTTATTGCTACTGGGGTCACTACTTGGTTGGTGGACAAGGCTGGCCGCAGGCTTCTTCTTATT GTATCCTCATGTGGAACGACTCTTAGCCTCCTCCTTGTTGCAGTTGCCTTTTATTTGGAG GGTGTAACTTCAGAAGATTCTCATCTTTATAAAGTATTGGGGATATTGTCAGTTGTAGGGCTCGTG GCTATGGTAATTACATTTTCTCTGGGACTTGGAGCGATTCCATGGCTTATGATGTCTGAG ATTTTTCCGGTGAATATTAAGGGCCTTGCTGGCAGCCTAGCAACATTGGCAAATTGGCTATCATCCTGGTTGGTTACCATGACTGCAAACCTACTTTTGAGTTGGAGCGCTGGAG GGACATTTACGATTTACGCGTCAATCACTGCTTTTACTATTGTCTTTGTGACGATTTGGGTACCTGAAACAAAGGGAAGAACTCTAGAAGAAATTCAGTGGTCGTTCAGATGA